Proteins co-encoded in one Armatimonadota bacterium genomic window:
- a CDS encoding ABC transporter ATP-binding protein, whose translation MADPLLQVRDVRKNFGGVRALRGVSLAVGEGETVGLIGPNGSGKSTLINVTAGYYRADAGTLLFRGVDITGLAPHRRAAMGLARTYQHPRPFGSMSAQDNVAVGALFGAGDGGRAPADAQGAAQRWLHLLGMDRAAPHPVHRLTLQERRLLELARALASHPRIILADEVLAGLTPAEIERVLDAIRTIRAMGVALLVVEHNVKAVRTLADRIVVLHEGTVLAEGAPEDVLRDERVRAAYLGSHGGHA comes from the coding sequence GTGGCTGACCCGCTGTTGCAGGTGCGCGACGTGCGCAAGAACTTCGGCGGCGTGCGCGCGCTGCGGGGTGTGTCGCTGGCGGTCGGCGAGGGCGAGACCGTCGGGCTCATCGGCCCCAACGGGTCGGGGAAGTCGACGCTGATCAACGTGACCGCAGGGTACTACCGCGCTGATGCGGGGACGTTGCTGTTCCGCGGCGTCGACATCACCGGCCTGGCCCCGCACCGCCGGGCCGCCATGGGGCTGGCCCGCACGTACCAGCACCCCCGGCCGTTCGGCTCGATGAGCGCCCAGGACAACGTGGCGGTGGGAGCGCTGTTCGGCGCGGGCGACGGCGGCAGGGCACCGGCGGACGCACAGGGCGCAGCGCAGCGGTGGCTGCACCTGCTGGGCATGGACCGTGCGGCCCCGCATCCCGTGCACCGCCTGACGCTGCAGGAACGCCGCCTGTTGGAGCTCGCCCGGGCGCTCGCGAGCCACCCGCGGATCATCCTCGCCGACGAGGTGCTGGCGGGGTTGACGCCTGCCGAGATCGAGCGGGTGCTGGATGCGATCCGCACCATCCGGGCCATGGGCGTCGCCCTCCTGGTGGTCGAGCACAACGTGAAGGCGGTGCGGACGCTGGCCGACCGGATCGTGGTGTTGCACGAGGGCACGGTGCTCGCGGAAGGCGCCCCCGAAGACGTGCTGCGCGACGAACGCGTGCGCGCGGCGTACCTGGGAAGCCACGGCGGCCATGCTTAA
- a CDS encoding branched-chain amino acid ABC transporter permease has protein sequence MRRSRAGWAMGAAVAALLAVPVAVHRLGLPAYYLVFLYFFFFWAAQATSWNVISGYAGYFSFGQGAFYGAGVYGAAVLIDRHGVPYGLAILAGAAASAAVACGIGLVVFRLRQIRGPVFALVTLAVAVALHSLVNNVGYLDGGRGIPLPKLVYPFGLADVQFLYYAGLLVGLVAVGIGWWTYRSRHGWGLRAIHDDEPVAEGLGVPTFAYKMAALVLSGAVAGLSGGLHALQVRYVTADAVFSLRVPLLVIMMCVLGGRRHWLGPVLGAGVVHAINDRLSGPGLGTVSEVLMGLLLMVVVAALPEGIYGRLRERGAVAGAVGLAALGMAAAAGTGLLDAVALGVGAFMVVLVAPARLSGGRWPARRQRGVEVTGG, from the coding sequence ATGAGGCGGTCACGGGCGGGCTGGGCGATGGGTGCTGCCGTGGCGGCGCTGCTGGCCGTGCCCGTCGCGGTCCACCGCCTGGGCCTGCCGGCCTACTACCTGGTCTTCCTGTACTTCTTCTTCTTCTGGGCGGCGCAGGCCACCAGCTGGAACGTGATCTCCGGATACGCCGGCTACTTCAGCTTCGGCCAGGGCGCCTTCTACGGCGCGGGCGTGTACGGGGCGGCGGTGTTGATCGACCGGCACGGGGTGCCCTACGGTCTGGCGATCCTGGCGGGCGCCGCGGCGAGCGCAGCCGTCGCCTGCGGGATCGGCCTGGTGGTGTTCCGCCTGCGGCAGATCCGCGGGCCCGTGTTCGCCCTGGTGACCCTGGCGGTCGCGGTGGCACTGCACAGCCTGGTGAACAACGTGGGCTACCTGGACGGCGGACGCGGGATTCCGTTGCCCAAGCTCGTCTATCCGTTTGGCCTGGCGGACGTGCAGTTCCTGTACTACGCCGGGCTGCTCGTGGGCCTGGTAGCCGTGGGGATCGGATGGTGGACCTATCGCAGCCGACACGGTTGGGGACTGCGGGCGATCCACGACGACGAGCCGGTCGCGGAAGGCCTGGGCGTGCCGACGTTCGCCTACAAGATGGCGGCCCTGGTGCTGAGCGGCGCCGTCGCCGGCCTGAGCGGCGGGCTGCACGCGCTCCAGGTCCGCTACGTGACGGCCGACGCGGTGTTCTCCCTGCGCGTGCCGCTGCTGGTGATCATGATGTGCGTGCTGGGCGGCCGGCGGCACTGGCTGGGACCGGTGCTGGGCGCGGGCGTGGTGCACGCGATCAACGACCGCCTCAGCGGTCCGGGCCTGGGCACGGTGAGCGAGGTGCTCATGGGCCTGCTGCTCATGGTGGTGGTGGCCGCGCTGCCCGAGGGCATCTACGGCCGGCTGCGCGAGCGCGGGGCCGTGGCGGGGGCGGTGGGGCTGGCGGCCCTGGGGATGGCCGCCGCCGCGGGGACCGGGCTGCTGGACGCGGTGGCCCTCGGCGTGGGCGCCTTCATGGTGGTGCTGGTGGCCCCGGCACGGCTGAGCGGCGGCCGCTGGCCGGCCAGGCGACAGCGAGGGGTGGAGGTCACCGGTGGCTGA
- a CDS encoding branched-chain amino acid ABC transporter permease: MLELVQAGASGILMGGFYALLALGLTLAWGFLDTIDFAHFAFIFGFGYVTYELATRGMDPLAVLLVVAPLGAAAGAGWRFLMRRLRLDAARSLVFTFGVLVVFEGLSKMVWTADYRRIPVAQNPYAAGALALGELALPITQVLSFTVAMLVAVAVAVWLRATYPGRALRAAVSDEEMARACGADVERLRLLMAALGGATAGVAGVLIAMNHALYPNAAEQWIGLLFAAVILGGIGNPAGVVLGGMVIGVGEAIAQALGATAVARLVGACALLAGLLVRPEGLLPSALVRRDG; encoded by the coding sequence ATGCTCGAACTGGTGCAGGCCGGCGCGTCGGGGATCCTGATGGGCGGGTTCTACGCCCTCCTGGCGCTGGGCCTCACGCTGGCCTGGGGGTTCCTCGACACCATCGACTTCGCGCACTTCGCGTTCATCTTCGGGTTCGGGTACGTCACCTACGAGCTCGCGACCCGCGGGATGGACCCGCTGGCGGTGCTGCTGGTGGTGGCGCCGCTGGGCGCTGCCGCGGGTGCCGGCTGGCGCTTCCTGATGCGCCGCCTGCGCCTGGACGCGGCCCGCTCGCTGGTCTTCACGTTCGGGGTCCTGGTGGTCTTCGAGGGCCTCTCCAAGATGGTGTGGACGGCCGACTACCGCCGCATCCCCGTGGCCCAGAACCCCTACGCCGCCGGCGCGCTCGCTCTGGGCGAGCTGGCGCTGCCGATCACCCAGGTGCTGTCGTTCACCGTGGCGATGCTCGTCGCCGTGGCCGTGGCCGTGTGGCTGCGGGCCACGTACCCGGGCAGGGCGCTGCGGGCCGCGGTGTCCGACGAGGAGATGGCGCGGGCGTGCGGCGCCGACGTGGAGCGGCTGCGCCTGCTGATGGCGGCGCTCGGGGGCGCTACCGCCGGGGTCGCCGGGGTGCTGATCGCGATGAACCACGCGCTCTACCCCAACGCGGCCGAGCAGTGGATCGGCCTGCTGTTCGCCGCGGTCATCCTCGGGGGCATCGGCAACCCCGCGGGTGTCGTCCTGGGCGGGATGGTCATCGGCGTGGGCGAGGCCATCGCGCAGGCGCTGGGCGCCACCGCGGTCGCACGGCTGGTCGGCGCCTGCGCGTTGCTGGCAGGCCTGCTGGTGCGCCCGGAAGGCCTGCTCCCCAGCGCGCTGGTGCGGCGGGACGGATGA
- a CDS encoding amino acid ABC transporter substrate-binding protein, with product MHVRHASKAVGPWAALGVVLALVVLQAQTSAQPRPIRVGGTLPLTGVFAAQGKVHEAAGRAFVQMTNEKGGLLGRQLEWVLLDDESQPDKAAALYERLITEDKVDLIIGPYGTASITAAMRVAEKYGYVFPHHTASLTYAYTYRRHFPTWYVGLNTHMTTPAKVFDAYRSLPGSRRPQTVGFVVNKFPGTQFLAYGRQNAGGAVRVAEQKGLRTVLDLSFDLGTTDWVPIAQQVRRANPDLLYVAGLALDGVNLLQALAQLGWRPRHHFHQWPSPGAMLAALPLTDRATSVTIFVPHEPYLSYPGARDFVNRYRAWAKATGLAYSEPDVQSAASWSAWQVLTFGVQECRCLDHATIAEVLLSKPVPTVQGMLRFDRQQQNYGDDIQAVMQIQDGRWWAVWPQSMAAEGRQLR from the coding sequence ATGCACGTCAGGCACGCGAGCAAGGCAGTCGGACCGTGGGCCGCCCTGGGCGTCGTGCTGGCGCTGGTGGTGCTGCAGGCGCAGACCAGTGCCCAGCCCCGGCCGATCAGGGTCGGCGGGACGCTGCCCCTCACCGGGGTGTTCGCCGCACAGGGCAAGGTGCACGAGGCCGCAGGCCGGGCCTTCGTGCAGATGACCAACGAGAAGGGCGGCCTGCTCGGCCGACAGCTGGAGTGGGTGCTGCTCGACGACGAGTCGCAGCCCGACAAGGCCGCGGCCCTCTACGAGCGCCTCATCACCGAGGACAAGGTCGACCTGATCATCGGGCCGTACGGCACCGCATCCATCACGGCGGCGATGCGGGTGGCCGAGAAGTACGGCTACGTGTTCCCCCACCACACCGCGAGCCTGACCTACGCCTACACCTACCGGCGGCACTTCCCGACGTGGTACGTGGGCCTCAATACCCACATGACGACCCCGGCCAAGGTGTTCGACGCCTACCGCAGCCTGCCGGGTAGCCGACGGCCGCAGACCGTCGGCTTCGTGGTGAACAAGTTCCCCGGCACCCAGTTCCTGGCGTACGGGCGGCAGAACGCCGGCGGGGCGGTGCGCGTCGCCGAGCAGAAGGGGCTGCGGACGGTGCTGGACCTCTCGTTCGACCTCGGCACCACCGACTGGGTGCCGATCGCCCAGCAGGTGCGGCGCGCCAACCCCGACCTCCTCTACGTCGCCGGGTTGGCACTGGACGGCGTGAACCTGCTCCAGGCCCTGGCCCAGCTGGGCTGGCGGCCCCGACACCACTTCCACCAGTGGCCGTCGCCGGGCGCGATGCTGGCGGCGCTGCCACTCACCGACCGCGCCACCAGCGTGACGATCTTCGTGCCCCACGAGCCCTACCTCTCGTACCCGGGGGCGCGGGACTTCGTCAACCGCTACCGCGCGTGGGCCAAGGCCACCGGGCTGGCCTACAGCGAACCCGACGTGCAGTCCGCGGCCTCGTGGTCGGCCTGGCAGGTCCTGACCTTCGGGGTACAGGAGTGCCGCTGCCTGGACCACGCGACGATCGCCGAGGTGCTGCTCTCCAAGCCCGTGCCCACGGTCCAGGGCATGCTGCGGTTCGACCGGCAGCAGCAGAACTACGGCGACGACATCCAGGCCGTGATGCAGATCCAGGACGGCCGGTGGTGGGCGGTCTGGCCGCAGTCGATGGCCGCGGAAGGCCGGCAGCTGCGGTGA
- a CDS encoding cupin domain-containing protein, which yields MHRVTRIDRTQMTVPERFAAHSTGFRRQSLVDGTTGSVHMGFAACELDGGGHVAAHVQSYEEAIYVLEGELELTLHGETVRLGKDEGGLIPVGALHALRNPGAQPCTWVEMVAPRPRQPGEPADVFFAPPPRTAGAPRRVDARDPRCRSFFHFELGQMDLDSARRGSRVDAPTVSPSMVTALLVYSGIGIKMLVDQRQDANLLTMFMVEYEPGGVAHPHDHPLEEAYLIVDGEVDAVADGQTYRLRAGDFFWTGVGTIHAFYNRSNRKVRWIETQAPQPPRNHSYRFNREWDYLEQLLAAPSATAGT from the coding sequence ATGCATCGCGTGACACGGATCGACCGCACGCAGATGACCGTGCCGGAGCGCTTCGCGGCGCACAGCACGGGCTTTCGCCGGCAGTCGCTGGTGGACGGGACGACCGGGTCCGTGCACATGGGGTTTGCCGCGTGCGAACTGGACGGCGGCGGGCACGTCGCCGCCCACGTCCAATCGTACGAGGAGGCCATCTACGTGCTCGAGGGTGAGCTCGAGCTGACGCTGCACGGCGAGACCGTGCGCCTGGGCAAGGACGAGGGCGGGCTGATTCCGGTCGGCGCCCTCCACGCCCTGCGCAACCCCGGCGCGCAGCCGTGCACGTGGGTGGAGATGGTGGCGCCGCGTCCCCGACAGCCCGGGGAGCCGGCCGATGTCTTCTTTGCACCGCCCCCGCGCACGGCCGGCGCCCCCCGACGCGTGGACGCCCGCGACCCGCGCTGCCGGTCCTTCTTCCACTTCGAGCTGGGGCAGATGGACCTGGACAGCGCCCGCCGGGGGAGCCGGGTGGACGCTCCCACGGTCTCGCCCAGCATGGTGACGGCGCTGCTCGTCTACAGCGGCATCGGGATCAAGATGCTGGTGGACCAGCGGCAGGACGCCAACCTGCTGACGATGTTCATGGTCGAGTACGAGCCCGGGGGCGTGGCGCACCCGCACGACCACCCGCTGGAGGAGGCCTACCTGATCGTCGACGGGGAAGTGGACGCCGTGGCCGACGGGCAGACCTACCGGCTGCGAGCGGGCGACTTCTTCTGGACCGGCGTGGGGACGATCCACGCCTTCTACAACCGGTCGAACCGCAAAGTCCGGTGGATCGAGACACAGGCGCCGCAGCCGCCGCGGAACCACTCGTACCGCTTCAACCGGGAGTGGGACTACCTGGAGCAGCTGCTGGCGGCGCCATCGGCCACGGCAGGGACGTGA
- a CDS encoding SDR family oxidoreductase, with amino-acid sequence MDRAGAVVVIGGTSGIGKEVARHYAGQGRAVIISGRDADRAGAVARELGSTVRGVGVDLTRPHEVAGRLADVGPVSGLVLAAIDRDRNSVREYDVAGALNLVTLKLVGYTAVVHALHSRLATDGAIVIFGGLAKERPYPGSTTVTTINAGVSGLVRTLATELAPVRVNAIHPGIVGDSPYWANNQAMLDRVKARTPTGRLVRMQDVVDAVAFLLENPAVNGVELYVDGGWVFG; translated from the coding sequence ATGGATCGGGCGGGCGCGGTGGTCGTCATCGGCGGCACTTCGGGCATCGGCAAGGAGGTGGCCAGGCACTACGCGGGGCAGGGCCGCGCGGTAATCATCTCGGGGCGTGACGCTGACCGCGCGGGCGCGGTCGCCCGCGAACTGGGCAGCACCGTCCGCGGCGTCGGCGTCGACCTCACCCGCCCCCACGAGGTGGCGGGCCGCCTCGCCGACGTGGGCCCCGTGAGCGGCCTGGTGCTGGCGGCGATCGACCGCGACCGGAACAGCGTGCGCGAGTACGACGTCGCGGGGGCTCTGAACCTCGTGACCCTCAAACTGGTGGGCTACACCGCCGTCGTCCATGCGCTCCACAGCCGCCTCGCGACCGATGGCGCCATCGTCATCTTCGGCGGTCTGGCGAAGGAACGTCCCTATCCGGGCTCGACCACCGTCACGACGATCAATGCGGGCGTGTCGGGCCTGGTGCGGACCCTGGCCACCGAGCTGGCGCCGGTGCGGGTGAACGCCATCCACCCCGGGATCGTGGGCGATAGTCCCTACTGGGCCAACAACCAGGCCATGCTCGACCGGGTCAAGGCCCGGACGCCCACGGGCCGCCTGGTGCGCATGCAGGACGTGGTCGACGCGGTGGCGTTCCTGCTGGAGAACCCGGCGGTCAACGGGGTCGAGCTCTACGTGGACGGGGGCTGGGTCTTCGGCTAG
- a CDS encoding amidohydrolase family protein: MTARRTLLQGGCVLTLDRQIGNFPRGDVLIEGSRIAAVGPHLAVADAEVIDASQMVVMPGFIDTHRHCWEGILRNIGTDVPLEGPVSYLAFVLNTLAPAYRPEDVYAGTLVSAIGCIDAGITTVLDWSHIQTTPDHTDAAVSALRESGIRAVFAYGRPWFEAPKPEHPTWIRRAAAQYFASKDQLLTLALAVFGPEFDSLEGCRADWQLARELDARITAHVGVGTFGRHGKVGAVGQTGLYGPDTTFIHCCTLQDAEVQLIVDSGATVSLACPVEMMMGHGMPPIQRFLDRGLRPSLSVDVETNVPNDMFTQMRATIALQHALVFEQRLAGNEAAPAPITTRDVLEYATVEGARANGLADRIGTLTPGKDADIIMLRMDRPNVFPVNDPIGAVVWGMDTGNVDSVFVAGRPLKRNGQLLGVDLDRLRRLAYASRDHVVAASGFQLPQI, encoded by the coding sequence ATGACAGCGCGCCGCACGCTCTTGCAGGGCGGGTGTGTGCTCACGCTCGACCGGCAGATCGGCAACTTCCCGCGGGGGGACGTGCTCATCGAGGGCTCGCGCATCGCCGCCGTGGGGCCCCACCTTGCGGTCGCAGACGCCGAGGTGATCGACGCCTCCCAGATGGTCGTCATGCCGGGCTTCATCGACACCCACCGCCACTGCTGGGAGGGCATCCTGCGCAACATCGGCACCGACGTGCCGCTGGAGGGCCCGGTCAGCTACCTGGCCTTCGTCCTGAACACCCTGGCGCCCGCCTACCGCCCCGAGGACGTCTACGCCGGCACCCTGGTCAGCGCCATCGGCTGCATCGACGCCGGCATCACCACGGTCCTGGACTGGTCGCACATCCAGACCACCCCGGACCATACCGACGCGGCGGTCAGCGCGCTGCGGGAGTCGGGCATCCGCGCCGTCTTCGCCTACGGCCGTCCCTGGTTCGAAGCGCCCAAGCCGGAGCACCCCACGTGGATTCGCCGGGCGGCGGCGCAGTACTTCGCGTCCAAGGACCAGCTGTTGACCCTGGCCCTGGCGGTCTTCGGCCCCGAGTTCGACTCCCTGGAGGGCTGCCGGGCGGACTGGCAGCTCGCCCGCGAGCTCGACGCGCGCATCACCGCCCACGTGGGCGTCGGCACGTTCGGCCGCCACGGCAAGGTGGGCGCGGTGGGCCAGACAGGGCTGTACGGGCCGGACACCACCTTCATCCACTGTTGCACGCTGCAGGACGCCGAGGTCCAGCTGATCGTGGACTCGGGCGCCACCGTGTCGCTGGCCTGCCCCGTGGAGATGATGATGGGGCACGGCATGCCGCCGATCCAGCGGTTCCTGGACCGGGGCCTGCGGCCCAGCCTGAGCGTGGACGTCGAAACCAACGTGCCCAACGACATGTTCACCCAGATGCGCGCCACGATCGCCCTGCAGCACGCCCTGGTGTTCGAGCAGCGACTGGCCGGCAACGAGGCCGCACCCGCGCCGATCACCACGCGCGACGTGCTGGAGTACGCCACCGTGGAGGGCGCGCGCGCCAACGGCCTGGCCGACCGGATCGGCACGCTGACGCCGGGCAAGGACGCCGACATCATCATGCTCCGCATGGACCGCCCCAACGTCTTCCCCGTCAACGACCCGATCGGCGCGGTGGTCTGGGGGATGGATACCGGCAACGTGGACTCGGTCTTCGTGGCCGGGCGCCCGCTCAAGCGCAACGGCCAGCTGCTGGGGGTGGACCTGGACCGCCTGCGGCGGCTGGCCTACGCCTCCCGCGACCACGTGGTGGCCGCCTCGGGGTTCCAGCTGCCGCAGATCTGA
- a CDS encoding ATP-binding protein, which produces MSQQTTHGDEFRARHRVPADQVRWTCAPEDLPFETTAGLAIEDSIVGQDRAVRALDFGLSVPQPGYNIFVSGPTGTGRTTYTLSQVTRIAAAQPVPSDWVYVHNFQQPDQPLAISLPPGEGSRLRRDVDRLIEELKDSIRKLFASETFEAKRSGLLHSFEQRAGAIWRELEQEARRLGFALQRTPMGIVTIPVGPSGDPLADEQLQQLGAAHRDELERRARALQESVAEATRKVRTIEREAREALQDLERSAVRSVASVALEPLRQRYADHPKIVAWLDAFLADVVERHDDFKEDGEPHPPLPLPFRRPDFTRYRVNLFIDHSKTTGAPVVFESNPTYYNLLGKVEYRGEFGALVTDFTMIKPGALHRANGGYLVLQARDVLLAPLAWEALKRALKSREVRIENIAEQYGLVPTASLRPEPIPLDVKVVVIGGTLLYHLLYLLDDDFAKLFKIKSDFDVDIERTPETMVQYCQALGTICRRQGLLPFDRTAVARTLEQSARLAEHQRRLSMRFNDVVDVLYEASAWARREGAAVVTAAHVRRAIEERIYRSNRIEERIRQLIREGQLLVSVDGAVVGQVNGLSVLQLGDYAFGRPTRITARTYVGGRGVVNIERETQLSGRIHTKGVFTLAAYLGGKYAQQRPLSMSASITFEQTYEEVEGDSASSTELYALLSDLAGVPIDQGIAVTGSVNQKGEVQPIGGVNEKIEGFYYTCKALGLTGRQGVLIPYQNLPNLMLNEEVTEAIRAGQFHVWAVRTIDEGLEVLTGMPAGEADATGAFPDGTLNALVSKRLGELADRLRRFGPLARGRDEGREEGREEAERNAPDPPARP; this is translated from the coding sequence ATGTCGCAGCAGACCACGCATGGTGACGAGTTTCGCGCCCGGCACCGGGTTCCCGCCGACCAGGTCCGGTGGACCTGTGCCCCCGAGGACCTGCCCTTCGAGACCACCGCCGGCCTGGCGATCGAGGACAGCATCGTGGGACAGGATCGGGCGGTGCGGGCTTTGGACTTCGGCCTCTCGGTGCCCCAGCCCGGGTACAACATCTTCGTCTCGGGACCCACCGGGACCGGCCGGACGACCTACACGCTCAGCCAGGTCACGCGGATCGCTGCGGCGCAGCCCGTGCCCTCCGACTGGGTGTACGTGCACAACTTCCAGCAGCCCGATCAGCCCCTTGCCATCAGCCTGCCGCCCGGGGAAGGCAGCCGGCTGCGGCGCGATGTCGACCGCCTCATCGAGGAGCTGAAGGATAGCATCCGCAAGCTGTTCGCCAGCGAAACATTCGAGGCCAAGCGGAGCGGGCTCCTGCACAGTTTCGAGCAGCGGGCCGGGGCCATCTGGCGGGAGCTGGAGCAGGAGGCGCGCCGGCTGGGCTTCGCCCTCCAGCGGACGCCCATGGGGATCGTGACGATCCCGGTCGGCCCCTCGGGCGACCCCCTGGCCGACGAACAGCTGCAGCAACTGGGCGCCGCGCATCGGGACGAGCTCGAGCGCCGGGCCCGCGCGCTGCAGGAATCGGTGGCGGAGGCCACCCGGAAGGTCCGCACCATCGAACGCGAGGCCCGCGAGGCCCTGCAGGATCTGGAGCGGTCGGCCGTGCGCAGCGTGGCCAGCGTCGCCCTGGAGCCCCTGCGCCAGCGCTACGCCGACCACCCCAAGATCGTGGCCTGGCTCGACGCGTTCCTGGCCGACGTGGTCGAGCGGCACGACGACTTCAAGGAAGACGGGGAGCCGCACCCCCCGCTCCCGCTGCCGTTCCGGCGGCCCGACTTCACCCGGTACCGGGTCAACCTGTTCATCGACCACAGCAAGACCACCGGCGCCCCGGTCGTCTTCGAGTCGAACCCCACCTACTACAACCTGCTGGGGAAGGTGGAGTACCGCGGCGAGTTCGGCGCGCTGGTCACCGACTTCACCATGATCAAGCCCGGCGCGCTGCACCGCGCCAATGGCGGGTACCTGGTCCTCCAGGCGCGGGACGTGCTGCTGGCGCCGCTGGCCTGGGAGGCCCTCAAGCGCGCGCTGAAGAGCCGGGAGGTCCGCATCGAGAACATCGCCGAGCAGTACGGCCTGGTGCCCACCGCCAGCCTGCGCCCCGAGCCGATCCCCCTCGACGTGAAAGTGGTCGTCATCGGAGGCACGCTGCTCTACCATCTGCTCTACCTCCTCGACGACGACTTCGCCAAGTTGTTCAAGATCAAGTCTGACTTCGACGTGGACATCGAGCGGACGCCGGAGACCATGGTGCAGTACTGCCAGGCGCTGGGCACCATCTGCCGGCGCCAGGGCCTGCTGCCCTTCGATCGGACCGCCGTGGCGCGCACGCTGGAGCAGAGCGCGCGCCTGGCCGAGCACCAGCGGCGGCTCTCGATGCGGTTCAACGACGTGGTGGACGTCCTCTACGAGGCCTCGGCCTGGGCCCGACGCGAGGGCGCCGCGGTGGTCACCGCCGCCCACGTGCGCCGGGCCATCGAGGAGCGCATCTACCGCAGCAACCGCATCGAGGAGCGGATCCGGCAGCTGATCCGCGAGGGGCAGCTGCTCGTCAGCGTCGACGGGGCGGTCGTGGGGCAGGTGAACGGCCTGTCAGTGCTGCAGCTGGGCGACTACGCTTTCGGGCGTCCGACGCGCATCACCGCCCGCACCTACGTGGGCGGCCGCGGCGTGGTCAACATCGAGCGCGAGACCCAGCTGTCGGGCCGCATCCACACCAAGGGCGTGTTCACCCTGGCCGCCTACCTGGGCGGGAAGTACGCCCAGCAGCGGCCGCTCTCCATGTCGGCGTCGATCACCTTCGAGCAGACCTACGAGGAGGTCGAGGGCGACTCCGCCTCCTCGACCGAACTGTACGCCCTGCTCTCGGACCTGGCGGGCGTGCCCATCGATCAGGGGATCGCCGTGACCGGCTCGGTCAACCAGAAGGGCGAGGTGCAGCCCATCGGCGGCGTCAACGAGAAGATCGAGGGGTTCTACTACACGTGCAAGGCCCTGGGGCTCACCGGGCGGCAGGGCGTGTTGATCCCCTACCAGAACCTGCCCAACCTCATGCTGAACGAAGAGGTGACCGAGGCGATCCGCGCGGGGCAGTTCCACGTCTGGGCGGTGCGGACCATCGACGAGGGGCTGGAGGTCCTGACCGGCATGCCGGCCGGCGAGGCCGATGCCACCGGCGCCTTCCCCGACGGGACGCTCAACGCCCTGGTCAGCAAGCGGCTGGGCGAGCTCGCCGACCGCCTGCGCCGCTTCGGCCCGCTCGCCCGGGGCCGCGACGAGGGGCGCGAGGAGGGCCGCGAGGAGGCCGAGCGCAACGCACCCGACCCGCCGGCGCGGCCATGA
- a CDS encoding 2-dehydropantoate 2-reductase, with product MNVTVVGAGGLGGYYGGLLARAGHAVTFVARGAHLEALRHQGGVRVQAADGEFFGPGRAVATPAQAPPADLVLFTVKSFDTRVAAEALAGSLAPQTVILSLQNGVDNEDVLAAVCGADRILGGTAYVFATIAAPGTIAQTGGPRRVVMGAWPRGASPRVERLAATCRDAGWIVETTDDILREKWIKYAFICAQAGMTAVTRLPVGVLRACPPTWAMFRQLLEEATAVGRARGVHLPDDLVERHLALAARLEPHVSSSLASDLAQGKRLEVEALHGTLVRYGQDARIPTPAAAAVYAALLPHHLLATGALGSDGSMTAPLPG from the coding sequence ATGAACGTCACGGTCGTCGGCGCCGGCGGCCTTGGCGGCTACTACGGCGGCCTCCTGGCGCGGGCGGGGCATGCCGTCACCTTCGTGGCCCGCGGCGCCCACCTCGAGGCGTTGCGCCACCAGGGCGGCGTGCGCGTCCAGGCCGCCGACGGCGAGTTCTTCGGCCCGGGGCGCGCGGTGGCCACGCCTGCCCAGGCGCCGCCGGCCGACCTGGTGCTCTTCACCGTGAAGTCGTTCGACACCCGCGTGGCCGCCGAGGCGCTGGCCGGTAGCCTGGCGCCCCAGACCGTGATCCTCTCGCTGCAGAACGGGGTGGACAACGAGGACGTGCTGGCCGCGGTCTGCGGCGCCGACCGCATCCTGGGCGGGACGGCCTACGTCTTCGCCACCATCGCGGCTCCGGGTACGATCGCCCAGACCGGCGGGCCGCGACGCGTCGTCATGGGCGCGTGGCCCCGTGGGGCCAGCCCTCGCGTCGAGCGCCTTGCGGCCACGTGTCGCGACGCAGGGTGGATCGTCGAGACGACCGACGACATCCTGCGCGAGAAGTGGATCAAGTACGCCTTTATCTGCGCCCAGGCCGGCATGACCGCGGTGACCCGCCTGCCGGTGGGTGTGCTCCGCGCCTGTCCGCCCACGTGGGCGATGTTCCGCCAGCTCCTCGAGGAAGCCACCGCTGTGGGCCGCGCCCGCGGCGTGCACCTGCCCGACGACCTCGTCGAGCGCCACCTGGCGCTCGCCGCGCGCCTCGAGCCCCACGTCTCGTCGTCGCTCGCGTCCGACCTGGCGCAGGGGAAGCGCCTCGAGGTGGAGGCGTTGCACGGGACCCTGGTGCGCTACGGGCAGGACGCGCGCATTCCCACGCCGGCCGCTGCCGCCGTGTACGCGGCGCTGCTCCCGCACCACCTGCTGGCCACAGGTGCCCTCGGCTCCGACGGATCGATGACAGCGCCACTGCCAGGGTAG